From the genome of Corallococcus macrosporus DSM 14697:
GCGCGACGCGCTCGGGTGCCTCGGACGCGGACCGCATCGCCGCCGCGCAGGCCAAGGGGCTCTCGCCCGACGTGTGGATCCTCCCGCAGGTCTTCTTGGAGGACGCGGTGGGGACGAGCGGCGGCAAGCTCGTCTCGATGCAGGCGTTCACGCTTCGCGGCAACGTGCGGTCCGCGTATGGCACCGGCGCCGCGGAGCCCAAGGAGCGGGGGACGATTTTCCAGAACGTGCAGGTGGTGAAGATCGCCGCGGCGGCGATTCGCTCCGCCGTGGTGAGCCAGCTCGGCCCCAACCTGCCGGACCGCGAGGCGGTGGCCGGGCTCACGAAGGCGCGGCAGCAGAAGAAGCTCGATGCCATCAAGGAGCAGGCCGGCATCAAGCCCGAGGACGACACCAACACCCGGCTGCGCAAGCTGCTTGGCATGGAGCAGCCGGAGGCGGAGCAGGCCGCCACGACGGAGTAGGCACCGTCCGCTTTTCCACGCCTGCTGTCGTCGCGGCGCGTAAGCGGCCGGTCAACAGCCCTTCATGCTGAGTTCGCCGCGGAATCGCCTTCGCATCGCGATGAGAGCGGCGTGCCGGGCTCGCCACCACGTAGAGGCCATGGGGCAAGTCCACCCCTGCCGGCTGCTTGTCCATGGTGATGGACGCATGGTGTTGATTCGTGCTTATCCGTCGACTCGTGCGAAAGCTGAACCCCTGTCGTGGTCTGCTGTGCCTCCTGTCGGTTGTGTCGCTGGGCTGCTCCAGCGGTGCCACTGGCGCTTCGACACGCCGCTCCGCGAACCATCATGACGCCTACGCGCAGGCGGCCTGCCTGGACAGCGCAACGTGCTGTATCCAGCGCTTTGGTCCGGATGCGTGCGGCCTCTCCGCTGCTGAAGCTGCCGTGCTCATGACGGGCTCGCAGGTGGCAGCCGAGGGAAGCGCTCCGGATACAGAGAAAGCCCAGGACCTCAGCCTCCCTGATTGGAAGCGGCGCTGCATCCAGAACTACGTCAATTGCAAGGAGTACGACTGGATGGGCTCTTGTTACGACTGCATGCGCTACTGCGAGGGACAGCAGGAATGGCCGGACGACAAGTGCCGTCCGCGCGGGAAGAGCAACTAGGCCATGCCTGAAACACTCGATTGGGACCCCATTCGCGCGCTCGCGCGGCGCGTCCTTCGCGAGGGGGCGCCGCTCGCCTTGACGGACGAAGTGCGTGCGCTCCTTGTTCGCTCCGCACGAGAGGTGGCCATCAGCGATGCAGTTGCCTCCCACGCCTTGTCCTCGGAGGACGAGGCGTTGGACCTGCTTCGCGAGATTTCTCGCCGCATTCGCGACGGCTCCGCGAGAATCTCCGATGCGCTGAACCGCATGTATCAACACAAGGAGGCCGGTGACTTCGACAGCGCCCGCCAGGAAATGCGGGAGGTGCTCGCCGTCGAAGTCGTACCGCTCTACCGTGACATCGCGGAAGGTCAGCTCGAAGACCTGGCGGACGAGCCGTAGCGACAGATGGCCACGGGTACCGAGCCCCCGCGTCGCCCGGGAACGCGCGACACGGACACGTTGAGCGCGCTACCCGCGAGGAGGCAACCGGCCATGCCAGGCCCTGGTTCCGGCCCGGGGCACGGGCCACCTGGCGCGCGACAGGTGTTGCCCGGGGGACATGGTGCAGGGGGCGTCGCTTGCCCGGCTACCTCCGGACTCCCGAGGCAGGCTCCAAAAGAGGGACTGGGCGGGACGCTCTCACCTTGAGTGCGCTGTTGCACCCTGGTATCCGCAGAGCCCCTCACTCCGCCTCAAAGCAGGAAGGCCCAGATGGCCCAGAATTTCATCTTCACGATGCAGGACCTGCGCAAGGTCAAGAACGGCAAGGAGATCCTCAAGGGCATCTACCTCTCGTTCTTCCCCGGCGCGAAGATTGGCGTCATCGGTCCGAACGGCTCCGGTAAGTCGACGCTGCTGCGCATCATGGCCGGCGTGGACACGGAGTTCTTCGGCGTGGCCAAGCCGGACCCCAGCGCCAAGGTCGGCTACCTGGCGCAGGAGCCGCAGCTCGACCCCTCGCTCGACGTGAAGGGGAACGTGGAGTTGGGCCTGAAGGAGATTCGCGGCACGCTGGACCGCTTCAACGAGGTCAGCGCGAAGTTCGCCGAGCCCATGAGCGACGCGGAGATGGAGAAGCTGCTGGCCGAGCAGGGCCGGCTGCAGGACTCCATCGACGCGGTGAACGGCTGGGAGCTGGACCGCACCATTGAGATGGCCATGGACGCGCTGCGCCTGCCCCCGGGCGACGCGGACGTGACGAAGCTGTCCGGTGGTGAGAAGCGCCGCGTGGCGCTGTGCCGCATCCTGCTGGAGAAGCCGGACCTGCTCCTGCTGGACGAGCCCACCAACCACCTGGACGCGGAGAGCGTCGCGTGGCTGGAGCAGGCGCTCAAGGAGTACAAGGGCACCATCGTCTGCATCACCCACGACCGGTACTTCCTGGACAACGCGGCCGAGTGGATTCTGGAGCTGGACCGCGGCGAGGGCGTGCCCTGGAAGGGCAACTACTCGAGCTGGCTGGACCAGAAGCAGAAGCGGCTGGAGCTGGAGGAGAAGTCGGAGAGCCACCGGCAGAAGACGCTCAAGCGCGAGCTGGAGTGGGTGCGCGCCTCGCCCAAGGCCCGCCAGGCGAAGAGCAAGGCGCGTATCGCGGCCTACGAGGAGCTGCTCAATCAGTCGCAGGACAAGCGCGATGCCACGGGCGAGGTCATCATCCCGCCCGGTCCGCCGCTGGGGGGGCTCGTCATCGAGGCCAAGGGGCTGCGCAAGGCCTATGGTGACCGGCTGCTCATCGACGACCTGAGCTTCAAGCTGCCGCCGGGTGGCATCGTGGGCGTCATTGGTCCCAACGGCGCGGGCAAGACGACGCTGTTCCGGATGATGACGGGCGTGGAGTCACCGGACGCGGGCGAGCTGCGCATTGGCGAGACGGTGAAGCTGGCCTACGTGGACCAGAGCCGCGACGCGCTGGACGGCGACAACACGGTGTTCCAGGAGGTGAGTGGCGGGCTGGACCATCTGGACCTGGGCAAGGCGGGGCAGGTGCCCAGCCGCGCGTACCTGGCGGGCTTCGCGTTCAAGGGGCAGGACCAGCAGAAGCGGGTGAAGGACCTGTCCGGCGGTGAGCGCAACCGCGCGCACCTGGCGAAGATGCTCAAGAGCGGCGGCAACCTGCTGCTGCTCGACGAGCCCACCAACGACCTGGACGTGGAGACGCTGCGCAGCCTGGAGGACGCGCTGCTGAGCTTCGCGGGTTGCGCGGTGGTCATCAGCCACGACCGCTGGTTCCTCGACCGCATCGCCACGCACATCCTCGCGTTCGAGGGTGACAGCAAGGCGTTCTTCTTCGAGGGCAACTTCGAGGACTACGAGGCGGACAAGAAGAAGCGCCTGGGCCCCGAGGCCCTGGAGCCGCACCGCATCCGCTACCGCCCGATTACGAAGAGCTGAGCTGCTGGTAGGACCTTTCTTCCCTCCCCTGGCCAGGGGAGGGGAGAATGGGGGACGGGAGGCGTTGCCGTGATCGAGAAGGTCCAGTTCCGCAACTTCAAGGCGTACCGCTCGCACGACCTGGAGCTGGAGCCCTTCACGGTCCTGGTGGGCCCGAACGCGTCGGGGAAGACGACGCTGCTCGAGGGGCTGAGCCTGCTATCGGCAGTTGCAAGTAACCTGTTGGCAGGCGGGCGCTCCTACTGGCCTGGCCCCCTCGTTCAGTCTCATGGGAGTGATGCACCTGTTGAGATTGGGGCAGTTGGGAAATGGGGAGGCATTGACGGCTCCGTAACGGCTATCAGTCCATCTGAGGCAGTGCAGAGGGCAGACACGCTGACCCTTCCATTCTGGATTCGCGGCGAGTTTGGAGGGGGGCGTTTTGGGATCGAAGGAAACCATCGCGGCGCCTCGCGCACTCTTCCGTTAGACCTCGGATATCAATCGGGCAAACTCCGGAGTGATGTGGAGCCCTCGCAGTTGGGACATTTGCGGGCAGCGCTAAGTGCCACTGCTATCTTGCGGTTTGTCCCAAGGCTCCTGGCGGCGGCTTCATACAGCGATGAAGTAGTGCCCTCCCTGGCCTCGGATGGAAGCGGCTTCGCGTCCGTGTTGGCATATCTCAAGCTGAGCCAAGACGAGGTATTCAACGAAATTGAGTCCGCCCTCAGAGAGATCGTTCCTTCGGTACGGCGTATTCGTATCGAGCGCGCCGCCGTTGAGCAAACGGCTATTCGTACCATTGCTTTAGACGAACAGCGGCGCAATGTTCCAGAGAAGAGGACGCTTTGGGGCAACCAAGTTGTTTTCGACATGAAGGGCGCGAAGGGAGTTGCGCCTGATTCGGCGGGCGAGGGCACTTTGATGGTGCTCGGGTTGCTCACTGCGATCATGGGCCCATTGAAGCCCCGGCTTGTCCTCTTGGACGACATTGAGTTGTCACTCCACCCGGCGGCGCAATCGCGCCTCATCGCGGCCCTGCGCGCCATCCAGAAGCGTGACCCCCAACTGCAGATCATCGCCACCAGTCACTCGCCCTTCATCCTGAACGACCTCGACCCGAAGGAGGTCC
Proteins encoded in this window:
- a CDS encoding DUSAM domain-containing protein, which produces MPETLDWDPIRALARRVLREGAPLALTDEVRALLVRSAREVAISDAVASHALSSEDEALDLLREISRRIRDGSARISDALNRMYQHKEAGDFDSARQEMREVLAVEVVPLYRDIAEGQLEDLADEP
- the ettA gene encoding energy-dependent translational throttle protein EttA, producing the protein MAQNFIFTMQDLRKVKNGKEILKGIYLSFFPGAKIGVIGPNGSGKSTLLRIMAGVDTEFFGVAKPDPSAKVGYLAQEPQLDPSLDVKGNVELGLKEIRGTLDRFNEVSAKFAEPMSDAEMEKLLAEQGRLQDSIDAVNGWELDRTIEMAMDALRLPPGDADVTKLSGGEKRRVALCRILLEKPDLLLLDEPTNHLDAESVAWLEQALKEYKGTIVCITHDRYFLDNAAEWILELDRGEGVPWKGNYSSWLDQKQKRLELEEKSESHRQKTLKRELEWVRASPKARQAKSKARIAAYEELLNQSQDKRDATGEVIIPPGPPLGGLVIEAKGLRKAYGDRLLIDDLSFKLPPGGIVGVIGPNGAGKTTLFRMMTGVESPDAGELRIGETVKLAYVDQSRDALDGDNTVFQEVSGGLDHLDLGKAGQVPSRAYLAGFAFKGQDQQKRVKDLSGGERNRAHLAKMLKSGGNLLLLDEPTNDLDVETLRSLEDALLSFAGCAVVISHDRWFLDRIATHILAFEGDSKAFFFEGNFEDYEADKKKRLGPEALEPHRIRYRPITKS
- a CDS encoding AAA family ATPase, producing the protein MIEKVQFRNFKAYRSHDLELEPFTVLVGPNASGKTTLLEGLSLLSAVASNLLAGGRSYWPGPLVQSHGSDAPVEIGAVGKWGGIDGSVTAISPSEAVQRADTLTLPFWIRGEFGGGRFGIEGNHRGASRTLPLDLGYQSGKLRSDVEPSQLGHLRAALSATAILRFVPRLLAAASYSDEVVPSLASDGSGFASVLAYLKLSQDEVFNEIESALREIVPSVRRIRIERAAVEQTAIRTIALDEQRRNVPEKRTLWGNQVVFDMKGAKGVAPDSAGEGTLMVLGLLTAIMGPLKPRLVLLDDIELSLHPAAQSRLIAALRAIQKRDPQLQIIATSHSPFILNDLDPKEVRMTYLADNGFARCEKLTAHPEFEKWKGLMAPGEFWSSVGEDWIGKLAEAAPNE